A single region of the Neomonachus schauinslandi chromosome 3, ASM220157v2, whole genome shotgun sequence genome encodes:
- the GPR17 gene encoding uracil nucleotide/cysteinyl leukotriene receptor gives MNGLEVASPGLTANSSLATAEQCGQETPLENVLFASFYLLDFILAFVGNALALWLFIRDHKSGTPANVFLMHLAVADLSCVLVLPTRLVYHFSGNHWPFGEIPCRLTGFLFYLNMYASIYFLTCISADRFLAIVHPVKSLKLRRPLYAHLACAFLWVVVAVAMAPLLVSPQTVQTNHTVICLQLYREKASHHALVSLAVAFTFPFVTTVTCYLLIIRSLRQGPRVEKRLKNKAVRMIAMVLTIFLVCFVPYHVHRSVYVLHYHGNSTSCAAQRILALGNRVTSCLTSLNGALDPVMYFFVAEKFRDALCNLICGKRLSGPPPSFEGKTNESSLSARSEL, from the coding sequence ATGAATGGCCTGGAGGTGGCTTCCCCGGGTCTGACCGCCAACTCCTCCCTGGCCACCGCAGAGCAATGTGGCCAGGAGACGCCACTGGAGAACGTCCTCTTCGCCTCCTTCTACCTCCTGGATTTCATCCTGGCTTTTGTTGGCAATGCCCTGGCCCTGTGGCTTTTCATCCGGGACCACAAGTCAGGCACCCCCGCCAACGTATTCTTGATGCACCTGGCTGTGGCCGACTTGTCCTGTGTGCTGGTCCTGCCCACCCGCCTCGTCTACCACTTCTCTGGGAACCACTGGCCATTTGGGGAAATCCCATGCCGACTCACCGGCTTCCTCTTCTACCTCAACATGTACGCCAGCATCTACTTCCTCACTTGCATCAGCGCTGACCGCTTCCTGGCCATCGTGCACCCCGTCAAGTCCCTCAAGCTCCGCAGGCCCCTCTACGCACACCTGGCCTGCGCCTTCCTCTGGGTGGTGGTGGCCGTGGCCATGGCCCCGCTGCTGGTGAGCCCGCAGACCGTGCAGACCAACCACACCGTCATCTGCCTGCAGCTGTACCGGGAGAAGGCCTCCCACCACGCCCTCGTGTCCCTGGCCGTGGCCTTCACCTTCCCTTTTGTCACCACCGTCACCTGCTACCTGCTGATCATCCGCAGCCTGCGGCAGGGCCCCCGCGTGGAGAAGCGCCTCAAGAACAAGGCGGTCCGCATGATCGCCATGGTGCTCACCATCTTCCTGGTCTGCTTCGTGCCCTACCACGTCCACCGCTCCGTCTACGTGCTGCACTACCATGGCAACAGCACCTCGTGCGCCGCCCAGCGCATCCTGGCCCTGGGAAACCGCGTCACCTCCTGCCTCACCAGCCTCAACGGGGCGCTAGACCCAGTCATGTACTTCTTTGTGGCCGAGAAGTTCCGCGATGCCCTGTGCAACCTGATCTGTGGCAAAAGGCTCTCAGGCCCGCCCCCCAGCTTTGAAGGGAAAACCAATGAGAGCTCACTGAGTGCCAGGTCAGAGCTGTGA